A genome region from Chelonia mydas isolate rCheMyd1 chromosome 24, rCheMyd1.pri.v2, whole genome shotgun sequence includes the following:
- the PRCC gene encoding proline-rich protein PRCC isoform X1 translates to MSLVAYGSSEEESDAEEASGEEEEAPPVQPPPGRGLFSALPPPKLPLLPPHQLLGSGFPLLPPPHGGPPPPFMLGPPPSVRGFSTPPPGMSPAQASALGLGLPEPAGLGSLAGEQPRLGGLPLPPPRDPAGLNLPPPAMACAAPPGAGSGLPKPKKRIAAPELHKGDSDSEEDEPAKKKNSLQGLSEGSGLSALLPQPKNLTVKETNRLLLPYAFSRKTAENASESKPAKAPISSSKPKPLSKPAVATTPSPSAIKAAAKSAALQVTKQITQEEDDSDEELEPENFFSLSDKSEPSVVSAETYVYSGTVVTEDLPPGTEPEPEFQDAAANAPLEFKTAAGSSTTQHSWAPKPGEDYGNQPFNQFPGYSDASAPGAYYQDYYPSGYYPEMDPALGPAQEMSTDSSFMDDEAFKRLQGKRNRGREEINFVEIKGDDQLSGAQQWMTKSLTEEKTMKSFSKKKGEQPTGQQRRKHQITYLIHQAKERELELKNTWSENKLSRRQTQAKYGF, encoded by the exons ATGTCCCTGGTGGCCTATGGCAGCAGTGAGGAGGAGAGCGATGCGGAGGAGGCCTCCGGCGAGGAAGAGGAGGCCCCCCCCGTCCAGCCCCCCCCGGGCAGGGggctcttctctgccctgccccctcccaagctccccctgctgcccccccaccagcttcTGGGTTCCggcttccccctgctgcccccgccccacgggGGGCCGCCCCCTCCCTTCATGCTGGGGCCCCCTCCCTCAGTCCGGGGCTTCAGCACCCCCCCTCCAGGGATGAGCCCGGCCCAggcctctgctctggggctgggcctgCCTGAGCCAGCAGGCTTGGGGAGCCTGGCGGGGGAGCAGCCCAGGCTTGgggggctccccctgcccccgcccagggaCCCCGCTGGACTGAATCTCCCCCCTCCTGCCATGGCCTGCGCTGCTCCCCCCGGGGCCGGCTCCGGCCTCCCCAAGCCGAAGAAGAGGATTGCGGCGCCCGAGCTGCACAAGGGGGAT tcagattcagaggaagatgaaccagcaaagaagaaaaactCTCTTCAG GGACtcagtgagggctctggcttgtcTGCTTTGCTTCCTCAACCCAAAAACTTGACGGTGAAAGAGACAAACCGGTTGCTTTTGCCCTATGCTTTCTCGAGGAAAACAGCAGAAAATGCCTCTGAGTCGAAACCAGCTAAGGCTCCAATCTCCTCCTCCAAGCCAAAACCTCTGTCCAAGCCAGCAGTGGCCACGACTCCTTCGCCATCTGCCATCAAGGCAGCTGCCAAGAGTGCTGCCCTACAGGTGACCAAGCAGATCACCCAGGAGGAGGATGACAGTGACGAAGAGCTAGAGCCAGAGAACTTCTTTTCTTTGTCTGACAAAAGTGAGCCCAGCGTGGTCAGCGCGGAGACGTACGTGTATTCCGGCACCGTGGTGACAGAGGATCTGCCCCCTGGGACGGAGCCAGAGCCTGAATTCCAGGATGCTGCCGCTAATGCCCCTCTGGAGTTCAAGACGGCTGCGGGTTCAAGCACCACTCAGCACAGCTGGGCCCCCAAACCCGGAGAAGACTATGGCAACCAGCCATTTAACCAGTTCCCTGGCTACAGCGATGCCAGTGCCCCGGGGGCATACTATCAG GATTACTACCCCAGTGGCTATTACCCAGAGATGGATCCAGCCCTAGGACCAGCACAGGAGATGAGCACCGATTCGTCCTTCATGGATGATGAAGCG tTCAAGCGTCTCCAAGGTAAACGGAACCGTGGGAGGGAAGAGATCAACTTTGTGGAGATCAAAGGGGATGATCAGCTGAGTGGAGCCCAGCAGTGGATGACCAAATCCTTAACAGAGGAGAAGACCATGAAATCTTTCAGCAAG aaaaaaggAGAGCAGCCCACAGGACAGCAGAGAAGAAAACACCAGATCACGTACCTGATCCACCAG
- the PRCC gene encoding proline-rich protein PRCC isoform X2 gives MSLVAYGSSEEESDAEEASGEEEEAPPVQPPPGRGLFSALPPPKLPLLPPHQLLGSGFPLLPPPHGGPPPPFMLGPPPSVRGFSTPPPGMSPAQASALGLGLPEPAGLGSLAGEQPRLGGLPLPPPRDPAGLNLPPPAMACAAPPGAGSGLPKPKKRIAAPELHKGDSDSEEDEPAKKKNSLQGLSEGSGLSALLPQPKNLTVKETNRLLLPYAFSRKTAENASESKPAKAPISSSKPKPLSKPAVATTPSPSAIKAAAKSAALQVTKQITQEEDDSDEELEPENFFSLSDKSEPSVVSAETYVYSGTVVTEDLPPGTEPEPEFQDAAANAPLEFKTAAGSSTTQHSWAPKPGEDYGNQPFNQFPGYSDASAPGAYYQDYYPSGYYPEMDPALGPAQEMSTDSSFMDDEAGSAASAQNPFEMYHRLLPLSRNCQQSWHLESNDAAESTGCCVQFPSSNLSSFHMPPPCCVVLETCSVV, from the exons ATGTCCCTGGTGGCCTATGGCAGCAGTGAGGAGGAGAGCGATGCGGAGGAGGCCTCCGGCGAGGAAGAGGAGGCCCCCCCCGTCCAGCCCCCCCCGGGCAGGGggctcttctctgccctgccccctcccaagctccccctgctgcccccccaccagcttcTGGGTTCCggcttccccctgctgcccccgccccacgggGGGCCGCCCCCTCCCTTCATGCTGGGGCCCCCTCCCTCAGTCCGGGGCTTCAGCACCCCCCCTCCAGGGATGAGCCCGGCCCAggcctctgctctggggctgggcctgCCTGAGCCAGCAGGCTTGGGGAGCCTGGCGGGGGAGCAGCCCAGGCTTGgggggctccccctgcccccgcccagggaCCCCGCTGGACTGAATCTCCCCCCTCCTGCCATGGCCTGCGCTGCTCCCCCCGGGGCCGGCTCCGGCCTCCCCAAGCCGAAGAAGAGGATTGCGGCGCCCGAGCTGCACAAGGGGGAT tcagattcagaggaagatgaaccagcaaagaagaaaaactCTCTTCAG GGACtcagtgagggctctggcttgtcTGCTTTGCTTCCTCAACCCAAAAACTTGACGGTGAAAGAGACAAACCGGTTGCTTTTGCCCTATGCTTTCTCGAGGAAAACAGCAGAAAATGCCTCTGAGTCGAAACCAGCTAAGGCTCCAATCTCCTCCTCCAAGCCAAAACCTCTGTCCAAGCCAGCAGTGGCCACGACTCCTTCGCCATCTGCCATCAAGGCAGCTGCCAAGAGTGCTGCCCTACAGGTGACCAAGCAGATCACCCAGGAGGAGGATGACAGTGACGAAGAGCTAGAGCCAGAGAACTTCTTTTCTTTGTCTGACAAAAGTGAGCCCAGCGTGGTCAGCGCGGAGACGTACGTGTATTCCGGCACCGTGGTGACAGAGGATCTGCCCCCTGGGACGGAGCCAGAGCCTGAATTCCAGGATGCTGCCGCTAATGCCCCTCTGGAGTTCAAGACGGCTGCGGGTTCAAGCACCACTCAGCACAGCTGGGCCCCCAAACCCGGAGAAGACTATGGCAACCAGCCATTTAACCAGTTCCCTGGCTACAGCGATGCCAGTGCCCCGGGGGCATACTATCAG GATTACTACCCCAGTGGCTATTACCCAGAGATGGATCCAGCCCTAGGACCAGCACAGGAGATGAGCACCGATTCGTCCTTCATGGATGATGAAGCG GGCTCAGCAGCTTCAGCTCAAAATCCATTTGAAATGTACCACAGACTGCTGCCGCTCTCCAGAAACTGCCAGCAAAGCTGGCATCTGGAATCGAATGATGCTGCAGAAAGCACTGGCTGTTGTGTGCAATTCCCTTCCAGCAACCTCAGCTCATTTCATATGCCACCACCCTGCTGTGTTGTTTTGGAGACCTGTTCAGTTGTGTAA